Proteins co-encoded in one Salvelinus sp. IW2-2015 linkage group LG17, ASM291031v2, whole genome shotgun sequence genomic window:
- the LOC111977182 gene encoding protein-L-isoaspartate O-methyltransferase domain-containing protein 2 has protein sequence MGGAVSAGEDNDELIDNLKEAQYIRSDLVEQAFRAIDRADYYLEEFRDSAYKDLAWRHGNIHLSAPCIYSEVMEALDLQPGLSFLNLGSGTGYLSTMVGLILGPFGVNHGVELHQDVIEYAYQNLEFFIKTSDSFDRFEFCEPCFVIGNCLEIAPESGQYDRVYCGAGVQREQEDYMKNLLKVGGILVLPLEEKLTKITRTGYNSWETKKIIAVSFAPLVLPKHRDNSKPKAVPLPTMFKVRTLQDLARISIRLTLKKTVAGPGPLPRRRMAHSGERFRRRQAQHRGSTLLSNRYVFMSRLIPGPMDNNNNRSGTDTEEEQEDEVEEEGNCRVLGDPEEEEQEEEERREGGALLHEAPVNLLRERILGLPLPEPLKMYLLHYREK, from the exons ATGGGAGGAGCAGTGAGTGCGGGGGAGGACAATGACGagttgattgataacctgaagGAGGCCCAGTACATCCGTTCGGACCTAGTGGAGCAGGCCTTCAGGGCCATCGACCGGGCCGACTACTATCTGGAAGAGTTCCGGGACAGCGCCTACAAGGACCTGGCCTGGAGGCACGGCAACATCCACCTCTCAGCCCCCTGCATCTACTCAGAGGTGATGGAGGCCCTGGACCTCCAGCCTGGCCTTTCCTTCCTCAACCTGGGCAGTGGCACGGGCTACCTCAGCACCATGGTGGGACTCATACTGG GTCCATTTGGAGTGAACCATGGTGTGGAGCTGCACCAAGATGTCATTGAGTATGCATACCAGAACCTGGAGTTCTTCATCAAGACCAGCGACAGCTTCGACAG gtttgaGTTCTGCGAGCCATGTTTCGTGATAGGGAACTGTCTGGAGATAGCCCCAGAGAGTGGTCAGTATGACCGGGTGTATTGTGGAGCTGGGGTGCAGCGGGAGCAGGAAGACTACATGAAGAACCTGCTCAAAGTAGGAGGAATCCTAGTGCTGCCATTGGAGGAAAAG TTGACCAAGATTACTCGAACAGGTTACAACAGCTGGGAGACCAAAAAGATCATTGCTGTGTCATTTGCCCCACTGGTGTTGCCCAAACACAGAGACAACAGTAAACCTAAAGCAGTGCCTTTAC CGACCATGTTTAAGGTGCGGACTCTGCAGGACTTGGCTCGCATTTCTATCCGCCTGACGTTGAAGAAGACAGTGGCAGGGCCAGGGCCGTTGCCCAGGAGGAGGATGGCCCACAGCGGGGAGCGGTTCCGACGGAGGCAGGCCCAACACCGTGGCTCCACCTTGCTCTCCAACCGCTACGTATTCATGAGCCGCCTCATCCCCGGGCCgatggacaacaacaacaaccgctCTGGAACCGACACTGAAGAAGAGCAGGAGGACGAGGTGGAAGAAGAGGGGAACTGCAGGGTTCTAGGAGATcctgaggaagaggagcaggaggaagaggagaggagggagggcggTGCCCTTCTACATGAGGCTCCAGTGAACCTGCTAAGAGAGAGGATCCTGGGTCTGCCGCTCCCTGAGCCTCTGAAGATGTACCTGCTTCACTACAGAGAGAAGTAG